A single Natrinema pellirubrum DSM 15624 DNA region contains:
- a CDS encoding 50S ribosomal protein L10 — MSAQAERKTENLPQWKKEEVAELEEIIERYDSVGIVGIAGIPSKQLQDMRRDLYGTAQLRVSRNTLQSRALEDAGFGDLVEHVEGQVGIVGTNENPFSLYKELEASKTPAPINEGEVAPNDIVIPEGDTGVDPGPFVGELQSIGANARIEDGSIQVMEDSTVLEAGEEVSADLANVLNELGIEPKEVGLDLRAVVADGVRFDPEDLDIDVEAYESDVSTAAARARNLAINASFPTASTAPTLIAKATGEAKSLGLQAAIEDEELMPDLVSKADAQLRALAAQIDDEDALPEELQDVDAAAQPAAADEGDADDESADDQTEEAETEDTDTDDDDDEDDGDGAAGLGEMFG; from the coding sequence ATGAGCGCACAGGCCGAACGCAAGACCGAGAACCTTCCCCAGTGGAAGAAAGAAGAAGTCGCGGAGCTCGAGGAGATCATCGAGCGCTACGACAGCGTCGGCATCGTCGGCATCGCCGGCATCCCCTCGAAACAGCTCCAGGACATGCGCCGGGACCTGTACGGCACGGCCCAGCTGCGGGTCAGCCGCAACACGCTGCAGTCCCGCGCGCTGGAAGACGCCGGCTTCGGTGACCTCGTCGAACACGTCGAGGGCCAGGTCGGTATCGTCGGCACGAACGAGAACCCGTTCTCGCTGTACAAGGAACTCGAGGCGTCGAAGACGCCGGCACCGATCAACGAGGGCGAGGTTGCGCCGAACGACATCGTGATCCCCGAAGGGGACACCGGTGTCGATCCGGGGCCGTTCGTCGGCGAACTCCAGAGCATCGGCGCGAACGCGCGCATCGAGGACGGCTCGATTCAGGTCATGGAGGACTCGACGGTCCTCGAGGCCGGCGAGGAAGTCTCCGCGGATCTGGCGAACGTCCTCAACGAACTCGGGATCGAGCCCAAGGAAGTCGGGCTCGACCTGCGCGCCGTCGTCGCCGACGGCGTTCGCTTCGACCCCGAGGACCTCGACATCGACGTCGAGGCCTACGAGAGCGACGTGTCGACGGCCGCCGCCCGCGCACGGAACCTCGCGATCAACGCGAGCTTCCCGACCGCGAGTACGGCCCCGACGCTCATCGCCAAGGCCACGGGCGAGGCCAAGAGCCTCGGCCTGCAGGCCGCCATCGAGGACGAAGAGCTGATGCCCGACCTCGTCAGCAAGGCCGACGCACAGCTGCGTGCGCTCGCGGCCCAGATCGACGACGAGGACGCCCTGCCCGAGGAACTGCAGGACGTCGACGCGGCCGCCCAGCCGGCGGCCGCCGATGAGGGCGACGCTGACGACGAATCGGCAGACGACCAGACAGAGGAGGCCGAGACCGAAGACACCGACACCGACGACGATGACGACGAAGACGACGGTGACGGCGCGGCCGGTCTCGGCGAGATGTTCGGATAA
- the rpl12p gene encoding 50S ribosomal protein P1 translates to MEYVYAALILNESGEEINEDNLTNVLDAAGVDVEESRVKALVAALEDVDIDDAVSEAAAVPAGGAAAGGAAGAEEAADDDGDDEAEEAEETSDVPDTTDDDDEDDEADGEGLGELFG, encoded by the coding sequence ATGGAATACGTATACGCTGCACTCATCCTGAACGAATCGGGCGAAGAGATCAACGAAGACAACCTGACGAACGTGCTCGACGCTGCGGGCGTCGACGTCGAGGAGTCCCGCGTCAAGGCCCTCGTCGCCGCGCTCGAGGACGTCGACATCGACGACGCGGTCTCCGAGGCCGCAGCCGTCCCCGCCGGCGGGGCCGCCGCGGGCGGCGCTGCAGGTGCCGAGGAAGCTGCCGACGACGACGGCGACGACGAAGCCGAGGAAGCCGAAGAGACCAGCGACGTGCCGGACACGACGGACGACGACGACGAAGACGACGAGGCCGACGGCGAGGGTCTTGGCGAACTCTTCGGATAA
- a CDS encoding 50S ribosomal protein L1: MADSDIETAVARALEDSPDRNFTETVDLAINLRDLDLNEPSNRVDESIVLPAGTGQETRIVVIAEGETAVRAEEAADEVLSADDVADLDDDEAKDMADETDFFIAEEAMMQDIARHLGTILGPRGKMPDPLSPDDDVVETVNRLKNTVQLRSGDRRTFHTLVGAEDMDAEDIGDNIDVILRRLHADLEKGPQNIDAVYVKTTMGPSVEVA; the protein is encoded by the coding sequence ATGGCAGATTCGGATATTGAAACAGCAGTAGCCCGCGCACTCGAGGACTCGCCGGACCGGAACTTTACCGAGACGGTAGACCTCGCGATTAATCTGCGCGACTTAGACCTGAACGAACCGTCGAACCGCGTTGACGAGTCGATCGTCCTGCCGGCCGGAACCGGCCAGGAGACCCGCATCGTCGTCATCGCCGAGGGAGAGACCGCAGTCCGCGCCGAAGAGGCGGCGGACGAGGTTCTCTCGGCCGATGACGTCGCGGATCTGGACGACGACGAGGCCAAAGACATGGCCGACGAGACGGACTTCTTCATCGCCGAAGAGGCGATGATGCAAGACATCGCCCGGCACCTGGGTACCATTCTCGGTCCCCGAGGGAAGATGCCGGACCCGCTCTCGCCCGACGACGACGTCGTCGAAACCGTCAACCGGCTCAAAAACACCGTGCAGCTTCGCTCCGGCGACCGACGAACGTTCCACACCCTCGTCGGTGCCGAAGACATGGACGCCGAGGACATCGGCGACAACATCGACGTCATCCTGCGACGCCTGCACGCCGACCTCGAGAAGGGCCCCCAGAACATCGACGCCGTCTACGTGAAGACGACGATGGGGCCGTCCGTGGAGGTGGCCTAA